DNA from Solanum stenotomum isolate F172 chromosome 3, ASM1918654v1, whole genome shotgun sequence:
ATATTAAATTCTAATTGAAGAATTAAATTACACGAGTGCATTAATTATTCTGATTTAATTTCTTATGTAGTAGAGTAGTCTCttcgtccacttttatttgtcatgttttgtttttcgagagtcaatttgattaatttttaaagttaaattagattacataaatttgatattttaaataaaaaatttagatctTCGAAAACTgtatgaaaagtactataaattacaattttttgcatattaatatgatgaaaaagtatatcgtaaaatgttagttaaaatttttatagtttaactctaaaaaaaaaattataacaattaaaagtggatggaGATAGTATGTGTTAATCCATATATAATGCTATTTTTAAGGTCCCTCCAGTAGTACGTAACCTAGCTAGGTGCTCGATTTGATGTAGACCCCATATATTTCTTTGTCTACATAGTACGTctgattcatttttttttctttaatatcatttcacattttttatgttttatttttgttgaaaagataattttttttttattctcttattatataagtGGGAGTTGAGGCTACCCATTAACTTGACATGTGGAATTACTGgatttttctcttattattttctattctttctactatataataaaaaggaatttatgatgggacattctactatttacaaatgacttaaaaattatcttaataaatcatttacaaattacttaaaatatttaaaagatatataataaaataggttgactctcagaattctatcaggatcacatatattgggacagaaaaaataacatatatcattttaaaattaccaaaaaagtattataaataataataattaacaacttaaaatatctaaaagacattttaaaagggttaattttgtaattttatccatatcacataaattatgacaaagtgaccagtaatacataaaaatattataaatcacaataattaataacttaaaatatttttaaaaaaaaatgaaaatttggatgactctccaaattttatttgtgtcacataaattcagacaacaaaaataacatatattgggtccattttaatttatttgtcataaatcatgataattgacaacataaaatgtgttttgaaaaagatacaaaaagtttcactgattcttgaagttaatctatcgtgaaaatattataaattatgataattgacaacataaaatatttcaaaaataaatacatataaaaaaattcgattgattcttgaaattaatctatcattttctattctactatataataaaagtgagtttatgatgggacattctactatttacaaatgacttaaaaattatcttagtaaatcatttacaaatgacttcaaatatttaaaagatatctaataaaataggttgactctcagaattctatcaagGACACATAAATCGggatagaaaaaataacatatatgattttaaaattaccaaaagagtattataaataataataattaacaacttaaaatatctaaaagacattttaaaagggttaattttgtaattttatccatatcacataaattatgaCAAAATGACCAGTAATGtaggttatttgaaagttacattaaaatatcataaatcacaataattaataacttaaaacattttttttaaaaaaaatgaaaatttagatgactctccaaatttcatttgtgtcacataaattcaGACAAcagaaataacatatattgggtccattttaatttattcgtcataaatcatgataattgactacataaaatatgttttgaaaaagatacaaaaaattccactgattcttgaagttaatctatcgtaaaaatattataaatcatgataattgacaacataaaatatttcaaaaataaatacatataaaaaaatttgattgattcttgaaattaatctatcgttaaaaattatgtataaaatacaataaatcgtgataattgacaatttaaaatatttattaaaaaacacaaaaaaataaattgactgATCTATTTAGAAATGACTTAACAAgataaatcatttacaaatgacttcaaatatttaaaagatatataataaaataggttgactctcagaattctatcagggTCACATATATTGGagcagaaaaaataacatatatcattttaaaattaccaaaaaagtattataaataataataattaacaacttaaaatatctgatagacattttaaaagggttaattttgtaattttatccatatcacataaattaggacaaagtaaCCAGTAATGTAAGTatatttaaataactaactatATTTTATCTGTGCCACATACattaggacaaaaaataatagatattgGGCTCGTGCCCTGCACGGGCTCTTCGTCActagtataaatataaaagagggttttcttttctttttttctccaaacagcatctattttttcatttttttcaatccTTAATATAGCATCTATTAGTTTTAGCAAAAGAATAATATCAATATGGTGTAAAGGGAGAATTTTGCAGCCGTCTATATATTGCTTTCGTCTTCCTTTAGCCAAAGCCCTCACAAGTCATTTATGAAGAATATGCTTCTTCCGAACTTTCCAAAACTTTTATAAACCACCCAAACATAGATTCCCTTCTTCGTCATATctagaattttaagtttatgaatttttatatgTAAACTCATAACTTAGCCTCTTGATCCGCCTTGTTGACTCCCAAATCGTGATTTCGCCTCCGGCCCAACAAACAAAACCCTTATACCACCCctggaaaagaaggaaaaattatataaatacacaacttaaaatattataatttctaaaatttcttattattttaagaaattacataaataccCTCTTGAATACATCTCTATCCCCTCTCAAATAAATTCCTATCTTCTCAGATTCATCCCTATTCCTCTCGAATAAATCTCTATTCCCTCTTGAATACGTCCCTCCCATTAAGTATATTATTTGCAATGTGGACTACCAAAAAATATATCCGAGAGCAataaaaaattcagaatttttgtaattaagaGCACTTTTGGAATAAGATGCAATTAACCCCAATATATAAGATTTCTATAAGTTATccgaaaaaagaaagaattagaagaaaaaggaCAAATTGTTCTATACGGGTAGTCGGGTacaaagtcataaaataacAACAGCAATAATAAATTCCATAAACtaggaattaaaattttcatttttttcccgCTAATCAATAGactacaaattaaattaaacatgATTTTACAACATAACTACTTACGTACCAAAGAGATAATCCATTAAAAGACATTTGAATGAACTAGGGAAAGTTATAATTACGTTTCAGCTAATTAAGCAcaaatctcttcttcttctttttttcctcttccATCTGCTTGCTTTTCCTTCATCACTTTGTTACAAACTAAATCTTTTcattaacaaaacaaaaaaaaaaggtgtgaGCTTTTTTTTCTCTCCATGCCAATGGCTGCAtgcattaatattaatttgcaTGGAATTATAAGTCCCTCTTCAAAGTCCCATAAATATGTAATACACCAATGTAATCGGCAACGCAATCAACATCCCAAAAATGACACTGtgaacacaaataaaataacacaaaattatcaatcgcaaaactaattaaaaaagaaattaaacacTATAAAAagatgttaattaatttatacttaCCCTGTGCTAAGAATGTCAGGATGAACGTTGTATTCCTTAGCGAAGACAAAAGGAACAATTCCTTGTGGTAGAGCTGCCTGTTAAAGAGTAAAAATCGATtgaacaacaataatatattcagtataCGTAAAATTTCATAAACATTATACCTACCTCTATGAGGTAGAGAAGGTGTTTCTGATAAACCTTCGACTAAATTAGAAAACATTCCCTTTAGAAATAATTGTCGCGCAGCctaaatctttttattttattaatagaaTTTACCCGTTCAAGCACAACtagtaattaaattaatgaGTTTTGAAACTGTATGGGCTCGAAGCAGCCTTTTTATtttggttaattaatttataatttagtGGTAGGTCATAGTGGAgagtttgaaataaaataattaacatagccatattattataaataaagaaaaaaagaaacaagaattaAGATTTGATGATGACCTGTACAATTGCCACGTGTAATAGAGTTCCACGAAGACCAACAGCAATGGAAGCAGCTGCCATAACAGCTGGACCTGTAAGGAATCTCACAGCCATAGCAAAAGATGCAACAGAATTTCCACATGCTATGATCCTTGGTTGCAAAGCCATGAACAGACCTGTCATCCATcaaaaatgtttcatttttctaaCATGCAAAATATATACTATAACTTTTTCTAATTCCAACTTTATATACactataaacaaatatatatgaaatatatcaaatttggaaaaatgaaaaagtggcTATACATATCTCGTTTAAGTGCATGGCATCATGCACTAAGGGGACCATCATATTTTACTTCTAATTTTAGCGGAAAGCAATAACATTTGATGATTTCTTTCTATCAGTTCAAATTTGAATTGACAAAATTATTCGATATATATGTTAATGGGACGTaacaaatattcataaaaatccATTGAAATGCACACAAATTAATAACTCTTGATAGACAAAACTACTCGATATCTATGTTGATGGGACAtatcaaatattcataaaatccaTCGAACTGCACTCTCAAGTTTTGATGGACAGAATTACTCGATAAATATGCTAGTGAGACGtaaaaagatatttataaaatttgtcgAAATGCACACAAACGGACTCGAAAATCACACTATTAAAAAAAGCAAGTGCATGGCATCATCACATCCACTAGTGGGGTGTTACTACTAATAGTAGTAGTTATCATGATTGTAGCCATTTGAGAGAAATGAGAAGCATTGAGATGGGGTAAAGAAGatttattaataaaagaaagagagagaaacatGTTATGATGACCATACTATTGTGCTTTTTTGCACGCTCCCCCTTCTAAACAAGTACTAGTAATTTCATTGTACTAATGTGTGTGTGCACACACTAATGACCTCCTTGTGatcaaataatgaaaaagtacTCACCAAGACTGAACATTGCCATGCCAAGTCCTGCATCTGACAGTATAGATATGGACTGTGCAATTATAGCAGGCATCTTCAAATTCCatctacatttttttaataatcagaATATATATACCATAccaacacaaaaaataaaattttaaaaaaagctctattttttttttaatgaatagaAATTGGGAAACTAACCTGAATGAAACTAGAGACCAAGTGAGGCCAAACAAGCTTGAATAAGTGTTTGGATTCCTAATAAGTTTCCTCCAAACCATGATGAGTATGAGCCTAGTCATTACACTTGTTGGTGGCATTACTTTTGCTTTGTTTTCTCCAGCTTTTTCACCATCTTGATTGTTCATTTGATCAGCTCCATCTCTATTTGCAAAGCTGAAATCATCTCTCTCCATGtagttttcttgattattgttcCTTTGCCCCTCAACTAATTAAgcataaaaagaattagaaaatGTTACTAACCGTGAGACTTCAGGTTCAAATCTCGAAACTATTTATAGTTTTACTGGACAGAGTTACTAGGTACGAAAAAAATTTACCTTTTCCAGGGGAGATAGGCACTCTCACATCCTTATTAGGTGCTGCAGGCTGGTCTAAATTAGCTGTATAATCCTGTCCTCCAAAAACATCAGAAACAGGAGAGTTACTTGAACTCCAAACAAACATATGAAGATCCTTGCCACCTTCTTGATCTCCTTTTTTAGCTGTATTCTTGTGTGCTTTGGTACCATTATTACTAGGTGAAAACATGCCAGGATTTGGTGCTGGATAATGAGTGTTACTATTACTCTGTGTTGGTGCTGGTGCTGCTGCTCCACCAAGATAATTATTGAATCTTGACTTCCCACTTTCTTCTTCATAATTTGAAGGTCTTGGAGTTGGCCCTCTTGAATTATTAGACATACCATAAACATCATTAGCACCAAAGTTTGAGTTTCTCCCAGCAGTACCAGCCACCATTGAGTAAAAATCAGTATGATTAAAACTAGACCCTCTTGGTGTTGGATTTCTTGATGACTGGAGAGAGTAAATCTCTGCATTTGTCAAATTGGATGGTCTTGGTGTAGTAGAAGAAAATCCTCCTGACCTTCTTGAAAATATGTCAGACCTTGAGGCATTTGATTTTCTTACAGTAACATGAAGCTTTCCATCTTCTTTTAACTCTGCTTCAGTCTCTAAAACTTGTCTACCATCTAATGACATGACATCAGAATCAACATGAATAGATACAATTGAACCAGCAGTATCAGGAAATTGCTCAGAAATTAGCAATCTTGCACCTCTaaactcaaacataaaaagCATCAAAGTGTACCAAATGATACACTGTAATACAACAATTTGCACCATTAAACTCCCAGAGAATTCACCATACATTCCTTTTAACAAAGGAATACCCATAACTAAAGTATTTGGAAGAGTTGATAGTGAAAAAAGTGTAATACTCCATTCCAAACTACCCCTTTTGCTTACATTAGCCCAAACAGCAAGAACCCCAAGAACAATAAGTTTCTGCAGAGTATCTGCAGCAATGAATCTTATGTTCATAGTGTAAGGATTATTAGCAGCTATAAAGTGAAAAGATAGAAGTGGAACTGCAAAAAGTGCAACAAATCTGTTGATTCCAGAACACTGATCTGGTGAGAAAATCTTCCACCACTTAACAGAGCCATAAGCTAGTATCATAGCTACATAAAGTGGAACAACAGCAGTCATAACATGGTAGAAATCAGATAAAGTTATCATCTTTGCTAAGTTCTTGAAATACCCAAATCAAGAAAACAGGTTTGCAAGtagtaagaaaaagaaaaggaggaaaTGGGGTTGGTAAATATAAGCAAAGAGCATGTGTTTTGGTTTATGGGGTTGTGGGGATTTTGCAGAAAGAAGGAATATAGAAAGAATTAATATACAGCTTTGAGAATTGGGAGCAAGCTTGCAGTCTCCAAAGCAAAGGGGGGGATTTTTCTAATCTATATTTTTTGCCCTTTGttgttttcttgtttgttttgaGGTGTGTTTggatttgaaaagaaagaaaaatggtgtGTTAGTAATTTGCTAAATGGCTCTATCTTCAATGGTTCACAGAGTTGTGTAGAGAAAAAGCATTTTGGTTGGAGGTGGTGTCCCTATAAGTACTTGTTTGCCGGAGCTTtctttttcaagtcattttcttcttgtttttggCTTTTTGGCTCATGGCTTGTTCATGGGCTACCTTTTTTCTCTAAATAAATTTCTcggtttcaatttgtttgtctgattaTTTGATCTAATACGAAGTTTAAAAAAGTGTATAAAACTTTAGAATCTTtgtatcttaaattaaagatatattgaaTCTACCATAATATTTGTGGTATTAGATTTGTCATGTGGAAAGttaaaagtaaaaagttatcgaaaaaggaaagaaatattctttttgaaactgactaaaaaagaaagcaagATAAACATattgaaacggagagagtaatataatttgtatagaGTCAAAAGTATATTCAAACCTCTCTATAATTGTCATTCTCTATAACAATATTTcgttataacaataaaataatatgaataaacTATATTGTTATAAAGagattttactttatttatttttgcctTTTGCCCTTTTGTCAAGGCATGCAACACTCTGATGCATGTGAAAATGATACAAGGCAAAGGCAAAGGCAGTACTGTATTGCTTGCCCCTCACTAATAATAAGTTCTAtattaa
Protein-coding regions in this window:
- the LOC125859879 gene encoding probable auxin efflux carrier component 1c, which produces MITLSDFYHVMTAVVPLYVAMILAYGSVKWWKIFSPDQCSGINRFVALFAVPLLSFHFIAANNPYTMNIRFIAADTLQKLIVLGVLAVWANVSKRGSLEWSITLFSLSTLPNTLVMGIPLLKGMYGEFSGSLMVQIVVLQCIIWYTLMLFMFEFRGARLLISEQFPDTAGSIVSIHVDSDVMSLDGRQVLETEAELKEDGKLHVTVRKSNASRSDIFSRRSGGFSSTTPRPSNLTNAEIYSLQSSRNPTPRGSSFNHTDFYSMVAGTAGRNSNFGANDVYGMSNNSRGPTPRPSNYEEESGKSRFNNYLGGAAAPAPTQSNSNTHYPAPNPGMFSPSNNGTKAHKNTAKKGDQEGGKDLHMFVWSSSNSPVSDVFGGQDYTANLDQPAAPNKDVRVPISPGKVEGQRNNNQENYMERDDFSFANRDGADQMNNQDGEKAGENKAKVMPPTSVMTRLILIMVWRKLIRNPNTYSSLFGLTWSLVSFRWNLKMPAIIAQSISILSDAGLGMAMFSLGLFMALQPRIIACGNSVASFAMAVRFLTGPAVMAAASIAVGLRGTLLHVAIVQAALPQGIVPFVFAKEYNVHPDILSTGVIFGMLIALPITLVYYIFMGL